From one Ammospiza nelsoni isolate bAmmNel1 chromosome 14, bAmmNel1.pri, whole genome shotgun sequence genomic stretch:
- the CELF6 gene encoding CUGBP Elav-like family member 6 isoform X4, translating into MQLPQVPAPGPRPPVLWVPAGSKILCIEMNRPIQVKPADSEGRGDRKLFVGMLGKQQSEDDVRRLFEPFGQIEECTILRGPDGASKGCAFVKYGSHAEAQAAINSLHGSQTMPGASSSLVVKFADTDKERTLRRMHQMAGQLGIFNPMTIQFGAYGAYTQAIMQQQAALMAAAQGTCLNPMAAIAAAQMQQMAAFNVSGLVAAPLTPSSGTSTPPGISTAPVPSIATPIGVNGFSPLPPQTNGQPASETIYTNGIHPYPAQSPTVADPLQQAYAGMQHYAAAYPTAYAPISQAFPQQAPLIPQQQREGPEGCNLFIYHLPQEFGDAELTQMFLPFGNVISAKVFVDRATNQSKCFGFVSFDNPTSAQAAIQAMNGFQIGMKRLKVQLKRPKDANRPY; encoded by the exons ATGAACCGCCCCATCCAGGTGAAGCCGGCCGACAGCGAGGGCCGAGGAG ACAGGAAGCTCTTTGTGGGCatgctggggaagcagcagagcgAGGACGACGTCCGCCGCCTCTTTGAGCCCTTCGGCCAGATTGAGGAATGCACCATCCTCCGAGGGCCTGATGGAGCCAGCAAAG GTTGTGCCTTTGTGAAATACGGCAGCCACGCCGAGGCACAGGCTGCCATCAACAGCCTGCATGGCAGCCAAACTATGCCG GGCGCCTCGTCCAGCCTGGTGGTGAAGTTTGCAGACACGGATAAGGAGAGGACCCTGCGGCGGATGCATCAGATGGCGGGGCAGCTGGGCATCTTCAACCCCATGACCATCCAGTTCGGTGCCTACGGGGCCTACACGCAAGCG ATcatgcagcagcaggcagccctgatGGCGGCCGCGCAGGGCACCTGCCTCAACCCCATGGCTGCCATCGCTGCCGCCCAGATGCAACAAATGGCCGCTTTCAATGTCAGCGGGCTGGTGGCTGCTCCCCTCACTCCCTCTTCAG GTACAAGCACCCCTCCGGGGATCAGCACGGCGCCGGTGCCCAGCATTGCCACGCCCATTGGGGTGAACGGCTTCAGCCCGCTGCCGCCCCAGACCAACGGGCAGCCCGCCTCCGAGACCATCTACACCAATGGCATCCACCCCTACCCAG cTCAAAGCCCCACGGTGGCAGACCCCCTCCAGCAGGCCTACGCCGGCATGCAGCACTATGCAG CAGCATATCCCACTGCCTACGCTCCCATCAGCCAAGCCTTTCCCCAGCAAGCGCCCCTCATCCcgcagcagcagagagaag GTCCCGAGGGCTGTAACCTGTTTATTTATCACCTGCCCCAGGAGTTCGGGGACGCGGAGCTCACGCAGATGTTTTTGCCTTTCGGCAACGTCATCTCTGCCAAAGTCTTTGTGGACCGTGCCACCAACCAGAGTAAATGCTTTG GTTTCGTCAGTTTTGACAATCCGACGAGTGCTCAGGCGGCCATTCAGGCCATGAATGGCTTCCAGATCGGCATGAAGAGGCTAAAAGTGCAGCTAAAGCGGCCGAAAGACGCCAACAGACCCTACTga
- the CELF6 gene encoding CUGBP Elav-like family member 6 isoform X3 has translation MQLPQVPAPGPRPPVLWVPAGSKILCIEMNRPIQVKPADSEGRGEDRKLFVGMLGKQQSEDDVRRLFEPFGQIEECTILRGPDGASKGCAFVKYGSHAEAQAAINSLHGSQTMPGASSSLVVKFADTDKERTLRRMHQMAGQLGIFNPMTIQFGAYGAYTQAIMQQQAALMAAAQGTCLNPMAAIAAAQMQQMAAFNVSGLVAAPLTPSSGTSTPPGISTAPVPSIATPIGVNGFSPLPPQTNGQPASETIYTNGIHPYPAQSPTVADPLQQAYAGMQHYAAAYPTAYAPISQAFPQQAPLIPQQQREGPEGCNLFIYHLPQEFGDAELTQMFLPFGNVISAKVFVDRATNQSKCFGFVSFDNPTSAQAAIQAMNGFQIGMKRLKVQLKRPKDANRPY, from the exons ATGAACCGCCCCATCCAGGTGAAGCCGGCCGACAGCGAGGGCCGAGGAG aaGACAGGAAGCTCTTTGTGGGCatgctggggaagcagcagagcgAGGACGACGTCCGCCGCCTCTTTGAGCCCTTCGGCCAGATTGAGGAATGCACCATCCTCCGAGGGCCTGATGGAGCCAGCAAAG GTTGTGCCTTTGTGAAATACGGCAGCCACGCCGAGGCACAGGCTGCCATCAACAGCCTGCATGGCAGCCAAACTATGCCG GGCGCCTCGTCCAGCCTGGTGGTGAAGTTTGCAGACACGGATAAGGAGAGGACCCTGCGGCGGATGCATCAGATGGCGGGGCAGCTGGGCATCTTCAACCCCATGACCATCCAGTTCGGTGCCTACGGGGCCTACACGCAAGCG ATcatgcagcagcaggcagccctgatGGCGGCCGCGCAGGGCACCTGCCTCAACCCCATGGCTGCCATCGCTGCCGCCCAGATGCAACAAATGGCCGCTTTCAATGTCAGCGGGCTGGTGGCTGCTCCCCTCACTCCCTCTTCAG GTACAAGCACCCCTCCGGGGATCAGCACGGCGCCGGTGCCCAGCATTGCCACGCCCATTGGGGTGAACGGCTTCAGCCCGCTGCCGCCCCAGACCAACGGGCAGCCCGCCTCCGAGACCATCTACACCAATGGCATCCACCCCTACCCAG cTCAAAGCCCCACGGTGGCAGACCCCCTCCAGCAGGCCTACGCCGGCATGCAGCACTATGCAG CAGCATATCCCACTGCCTACGCTCCCATCAGCCAAGCCTTTCCCCAGCAAGCGCCCCTCATCCcgcagcagcagagagaag GTCCCGAGGGCTGTAACCTGTTTATTTATCACCTGCCCCAGGAGTTCGGGGACGCGGAGCTCACGCAGATGTTTTTGCCTTTCGGCAACGTCATCTCTGCCAAAGTCTTTGTGGACCGTGCCACCAACCAGAGTAAATGCTTTG GTTTCGTCAGTTTTGACAATCCGACGAGTGCTCAGGCGGCCATTCAGGCCATGAATGGCTTCCAGATCGGCATGAAGAGGCTAAAAGTGCAGCTAAAGCGGCCGAAAGACGCCAACAGACCCTACTga
- the PARP6 gene encoding protein mono-ADP-ribosyltransferase PARP6 isoform X3 translates to MDLKGQYWTDDDSDGDNESEEFLYGVQGTCAADLYRHPQLDADIEAVKEIYSENAVAVREYGTIDDVDIDLHVNISFLDEEVATAWKVLRTEPIVLRLRFSLSQYLDGPEPSIEVFQPSNKEGFGLGLQLKKILGMFTSQQWKHLSNDFLKTQQEKRHSWFKTSGTIKKFRAGLSIFSPIPKSPSFPVIQDSVLKGKLGIPEPRVNRLMNRSVSCMVKNPKVEVFGYPPASTQAGVAPFNILVGGHCKNIPTLEYGFLVQIMKYAEQRIPTLNEYCVVCDEQHVFQNGSMLKPAVCTRELCVFSFYTLGVMSGAAEEVATGAEVVDLLVAMCRAALESPRKSIIFEPYPSVVDPNDPKTLAFNPKKKNYERLQKALDSVMSIREMTQGSYLEIKKQMDKLDPLAHPLLQWIISSNRSHIVKLPLSRLKFMHTSHQFLLLSSPPAKEARFRTAKKLYGSTFAFHGSHIENWHSILRNGLVNASYTKLQLHGAAYGKGIYLSPISSISFGYSGMGKGQHRMPSKDELVQRYNRMNTIPQTRSIQSRFLQSRNLNCIALCEVITSKDLQKHGNIWVCPVSDHVCTRFFFVYEDGQVGDANINTQDPKIQKEIMRVIGTQVYTN, encoded by the exons ATG gaccTCAAGGGCCAGTACTGGACGGACGATGACTCCGACGGGGACAATGAGTCCGAGGAGTTCCTCTATGGCGTGCAG GGGACCTGCGCCGCCGACCTGTACCGGCACCCGCAGCTGGACGCCGACATCGAGGCGGTGAAGGAGATCTACAGCGAGAATGCCGTGGCCGTCAG GGAGTATGGCACCATCGATGACGTGGACATCGACCTCCACGTGAACATCAGCTTCCTCGAT gaggaggtggcGACGGCGTGGAAGGTGCTGCGGACGGAGCCCATCGTCCTCCGCCTGCGCTTCTCCCTGTCCCAGTACCTCGATGGCCCCG AACCGTCCATCGAGGTTTTCCAGCCGTCCAACAAGGAGGGCTTCGGGCTGGGTCTGCAGCTGAAGAA AATCCTGGGCATGTTCACATCCCAGCAATGGAAACATCTCAGCAACGATTTCCTGAAGACCCAGCAGGAGAAGCGGCACAGCTGGTTCAAGACAAGCGGCACCATCAAGAAGTTCCGTGCTGGGCTCAGCATCTTCTCACCCATTCCCAA GTCTCCCAGCTTCCCTGTTATACAAGATTCAGTGCTGAAGGGCAAACTGGGCATCCCCGAGCCTCGCGTGAACCGCCTGATGAACCGCTCTGTGTCCTGCATGGTGAAGAACCCCAAGGTGGAGGTTTTCGGGTACCCACCCGCCAGCACCCAGGCAGGTGTTGCCCCCTTCAACATCCTG GTCGGCGGCCACTGCAAGAACATCCCCACGCTGGAGTACGGCTTCCTCGTGCAG ATCATGAAGTACGCAGAGCAGCGGATCCCGACGCTCAACGAGTACTGTGTGGTGTGTGACGAGCAGCACGTCTTCCAGAACGGCTCCATGCTGAAG CCGGCCGTGTGCACCCGGGAGCTCTGCGTCTTCTCCTTCTACACGCTGGGCGTCATGTCCGGCGCGGCCGAGGAGGTGGCCACGGGTGCCGAG gTGGTGGACCTGCTGGTGGCCATGTGCCGCGCTGCCCTCGAGTCCCCTCGCAAGAGCATCATCTTCGAGCCTTACCCCTCTGTGGTGGACCCCAACGACCCCAAAACTCTGGCCTTCAACCCCAAG AAGAAGAACTACGAGCGGCTGCAGAAGGCCCTGGACAGTGTGATGTCCATCCGGGAGATGACCCAG GGGTCCTACCTGGAGATCAAGAAGCAGATGGACAAGCTGGACCCCCTGGCACATCCCCTCCTGCAGTG GATAATCTCCAGCAACAGATCCCACATTGTCAAGCTGCCTCTCAGCAGG CTGAAGTTCATGCACACCTCCCACCAGttcctcctgctcagcagccccCCGGCCAAGGAAGCTCGGTTCCGCACGGCCAAGAAACTCTACGGCAGCACCTTCGCTTTCCA TGGCTCTCACATTGAGAACTGGCATTCCATCCTCCGCAACGGGCTGGTCAACGCCTCCTACACCAAACTGCAG CTGCATGGAGCAGCCTATGGCAAGGGCATCTATCTGAGCCCCATCTCCAGTATTTCCTTTGGATATTCAG GAATGGGGAAAGGGCAGCACCGGATGCCGTCGAAGGATGAGCTGGTGCAGCGCTACAACCGGATGAACACGATCCCCCAG ACCCGCTCCATCCAGTCCCGCTTCCTCCAGAGCCGCAACCTGAACTGCATCGCGCTTTGCGAAG TGATCACCTCCAAGGACCTGCAGAAACACGGCAACATCTGGGTCTGCCCTGTCTCGGACCACGTGTGCACACGCTTCTTCTTTGT gtACGAAGATGGCCAAGTGGGAGATGCCAACATCAATACTCAGGACCCCAAAATCCAGAAGGAGATCATGCGTGTGATCGGGACTCAGGTGTACACAAACTGA
- the PARP6 gene encoding protein mono-ADP-ribosyltransferase PARP6 isoform X2, with translation MDLKGQYWTDDDSDGDNESEEFLYGVQGTCAADLYRHPQLDADIEAVKEIYSENAVAVREYGTIDDVDIDLHVNISFLDEEVATAWKVLRTEPIVLRLRFSLSQYLDGPEPSIEVFQPSNKEGFGLGLQLKKILGMFTSQQWKHLSNDFLKTQQEKRHSWFKTSGTIKKFRAGLSIFSPIPKSPSFPVIQDSVLKGKLGIPEPRVNRLMNRSVSCMVKNPKVEVFGYPPASTQAGVAPFNILVGGHCKNIPTLEYGFLVQIMKYAEQRIPTLNEYCVVCDEQHVFQNGSMLKPAVCTRELCVFSFYTLGVMSGAAEEVATGAEVVDLLVAMCRAALESPRKSIIFEPYPSVVDPNDPKTLAFNPKKKNYERLQKALDSVMSIREMTQGSYLEIKKQMDKLDPLAHPLLQWIISSNRSHIVKLPLSRQLKFMHTSHQFLLLSSPPAKEARFRTAKKLYGSTFAFHGSHIENWHSILRNGLVNASYTKLQLHGAAYGKGIYLSPISSISFGYSGMGKGQHRMPSKDELVQRYNRMNTIPQTRSIQSRFLQSRNLNCIALCEVITSKDLQKHGNIWVCPVSDHVCTRFFFVYEDGQVGDANINTQDPKIQKEIMRVIGTQVYTN, from the exons ATG gaccTCAAGGGCCAGTACTGGACGGACGATGACTCCGACGGGGACAATGAGTCCGAGGAGTTCCTCTATGGCGTGCAG GGGACCTGCGCCGCCGACCTGTACCGGCACCCGCAGCTGGACGCCGACATCGAGGCGGTGAAGGAGATCTACAGCGAGAATGCCGTGGCCGTCAG GGAGTATGGCACCATCGATGACGTGGACATCGACCTCCACGTGAACATCAGCTTCCTCGAT gaggaggtggcGACGGCGTGGAAGGTGCTGCGGACGGAGCCCATCGTCCTCCGCCTGCGCTTCTCCCTGTCCCAGTACCTCGATGGCCCCG AACCGTCCATCGAGGTTTTCCAGCCGTCCAACAAGGAGGGCTTCGGGCTGGGTCTGCAGCTGAAGAA AATCCTGGGCATGTTCACATCCCAGCAATGGAAACATCTCAGCAACGATTTCCTGAAGACCCAGCAGGAGAAGCGGCACAGCTGGTTCAAGACAAGCGGCACCATCAAGAAGTTCCGTGCTGGGCTCAGCATCTTCTCACCCATTCCCAA GTCTCCCAGCTTCCCTGTTATACAAGATTCAGTGCTGAAGGGCAAACTGGGCATCCCCGAGCCTCGCGTGAACCGCCTGATGAACCGCTCTGTGTCCTGCATGGTGAAGAACCCCAAGGTGGAGGTTTTCGGGTACCCACCCGCCAGCACCCAGGCAGGTGTTGCCCCCTTCAACATCCTG GTCGGCGGCCACTGCAAGAACATCCCCACGCTGGAGTACGGCTTCCTCGTGCAG ATCATGAAGTACGCAGAGCAGCGGATCCCGACGCTCAACGAGTACTGTGTGGTGTGTGACGAGCAGCACGTCTTCCAGAACGGCTCCATGCTGAAG CCGGCCGTGTGCACCCGGGAGCTCTGCGTCTTCTCCTTCTACACGCTGGGCGTCATGTCCGGCGCGGCCGAGGAGGTGGCCACGGGTGCCGAG gTGGTGGACCTGCTGGTGGCCATGTGCCGCGCTGCCCTCGAGTCCCCTCGCAAGAGCATCATCTTCGAGCCTTACCCCTCTGTGGTGGACCCCAACGACCCCAAAACTCTGGCCTTCAACCCCAAG AAGAAGAACTACGAGCGGCTGCAGAAGGCCCTGGACAGTGTGATGTCCATCCGGGAGATGACCCAG GGGTCCTACCTGGAGATCAAGAAGCAGATGGACAAGCTGGACCCCCTGGCACATCCCCTCCTGCAGTG GATAATCTCCAGCAACAGATCCCACATTGTCAAGCTGCCTCTCAGCAGG CAGCTGAAGTTCATGCACACCTCCCACCAGttcctcctgctcagcagccccCCGGCCAAGGAAGCTCGGTTCCGCACGGCCAAGAAACTCTACGGCAGCACCTTCGCTTTCCA TGGCTCTCACATTGAGAACTGGCATTCCATCCTCCGCAACGGGCTGGTCAACGCCTCCTACACCAAACTGCAG CTGCATGGAGCAGCCTATGGCAAGGGCATCTATCTGAGCCCCATCTCCAGTATTTCCTTTGGATATTCAG GAATGGGGAAAGGGCAGCACCGGATGCCGTCGAAGGATGAGCTGGTGCAGCGCTACAACCGGATGAACACGATCCCCCAG ACCCGCTCCATCCAGTCCCGCTTCCTCCAGAGCCGCAACCTGAACTGCATCGCGCTTTGCGAAG TGATCACCTCCAAGGACCTGCAGAAACACGGCAACATCTGGGTCTGCCCTGTCTCGGACCACGTGTGCACACGCTTCTTCTTTGT gtACGAAGATGGCCAAGTGGGAGATGCCAACATCAATACTCAGGACCCCAAAATCCAGAAGGAGATCATGCGTGTGATCGGGACTCAGGTGTACACAAACTGA
- the PARP6 gene encoding protein mono-ADP-ribosyltransferase PARP6 isoform X1, which translates to MCSPNPLPTPVPRPCCLPPLCPQDLKGQYWTDDDSDGDNESEEFLYGVQGTCAADLYRHPQLDADIEAVKEIYSENAVAVREYGTIDDVDIDLHVNISFLDEEVATAWKVLRTEPIVLRLRFSLSQYLDGPEPSIEVFQPSNKEGFGLGLQLKKILGMFTSQQWKHLSNDFLKTQQEKRHSWFKTSGTIKKFRAGLSIFSPIPKSPSFPVIQDSVLKGKLGIPEPRVNRLMNRSVSCMVKNPKVEVFGYPPASTQAGVAPFNILVGGHCKNIPTLEYGFLVQIMKYAEQRIPTLNEYCVVCDEQHVFQNGSMLKPAVCTRELCVFSFYTLGVMSGAAEEVATGAEVVDLLVAMCRAALESPRKSIIFEPYPSVVDPNDPKTLAFNPKKKNYERLQKALDSVMSIREMTQGSYLEIKKQMDKLDPLAHPLLQWIISSNRSHIVKLPLSRQLKFMHTSHQFLLLSSPPAKEARFRTAKKLYGSTFAFHGSHIENWHSILRNGLVNASYTKLQLHGAAYGKGIYLSPISSISFGYSGMGKGQHRMPSKDELVQRYNRMNTIPQTRSIQSRFLQSRNLNCIALCEVITSKDLQKHGNIWVCPVSDHVCTRFFFVYEDGQVGDANINTQDPKIQKEIMRVIGTQVYTN; encoded by the exons ATGTGCTCCCCCaatcccctccccacccctgtcccccgtccctgctgcctgccacccctgtgtccccaggaccTCAAGGGCCAGTACTGGACGGACGATGACTCCGACGGGGACAATGAGTCCGAGGAGTTCCTCTATGGCGTGCAG GGGACCTGCGCCGCCGACCTGTACCGGCACCCGCAGCTGGACGCCGACATCGAGGCGGTGAAGGAGATCTACAGCGAGAATGCCGTGGCCGTCAG GGAGTATGGCACCATCGATGACGTGGACATCGACCTCCACGTGAACATCAGCTTCCTCGAT gaggaggtggcGACGGCGTGGAAGGTGCTGCGGACGGAGCCCATCGTCCTCCGCCTGCGCTTCTCCCTGTCCCAGTACCTCGATGGCCCCG AACCGTCCATCGAGGTTTTCCAGCCGTCCAACAAGGAGGGCTTCGGGCTGGGTCTGCAGCTGAAGAA AATCCTGGGCATGTTCACATCCCAGCAATGGAAACATCTCAGCAACGATTTCCTGAAGACCCAGCAGGAGAAGCGGCACAGCTGGTTCAAGACAAGCGGCACCATCAAGAAGTTCCGTGCTGGGCTCAGCATCTTCTCACCCATTCCCAA GTCTCCCAGCTTCCCTGTTATACAAGATTCAGTGCTGAAGGGCAAACTGGGCATCCCCGAGCCTCGCGTGAACCGCCTGATGAACCGCTCTGTGTCCTGCATGGTGAAGAACCCCAAGGTGGAGGTTTTCGGGTACCCACCCGCCAGCACCCAGGCAGGTGTTGCCCCCTTCAACATCCTG GTCGGCGGCCACTGCAAGAACATCCCCACGCTGGAGTACGGCTTCCTCGTGCAG ATCATGAAGTACGCAGAGCAGCGGATCCCGACGCTCAACGAGTACTGTGTGGTGTGTGACGAGCAGCACGTCTTCCAGAACGGCTCCATGCTGAAG CCGGCCGTGTGCACCCGGGAGCTCTGCGTCTTCTCCTTCTACACGCTGGGCGTCATGTCCGGCGCGGCCGAGGAGGTGGCCACGGGTGCCGAG gTGGTGGACCTGCTGGTGGCCATGTGCCGCGCTGCCCTCGAGTCCCCTCGCAAGAGCATCATCTTCGAGCCTTACCCCTCTGTGGTGGACCCCAACGACCCCAAAACTCTGGCCTTCAACCCCAAG AAGAAGAACTACGAGCGGCTGCAGAAGGCCCTGGACAGTGTGATGTCCATCCGGGAGATGACCCAG GGGTCCTACCTGGAGATCAAGAAGCAGATGGACAAGCTGGACCCCCTGGCACATCCCCTCCTGCAGTG GATAATCTCCAGCAACAGATCCCACATTGTCAAGCTGCCTCTCAGCAGG CAGCTGAAGTTCATGCACACCTCCCACCAGttcctcctgctcagcagccccCCGGCCAAGGAAGCTCGGTTCCGCACGGCCAAGAAACTCTACGGCAGCACCTTCGCTTTCCA TGGCTCTCACATTGAGAACTGGCATTCCATCCTCCGCAACGGGCTGGTCAACGCCTCCTACACCAAACTGCAG CTGCATGGAGCAGCCTATGGCAAGGGCATCTATCTGAGCCCCATCTCCAGTATTTCCTTTGGATATTCAG GAATGGGGAAAGGGCAGCACCGGATGCCGTCGAAGGATGAGCTGGTGCAGCGCTACAACCGGATGAACACGATCCCCCAG ACCCGCTCCATCCAGTCCCGCTTCCTCCAGAGCCGCAACCTGAACTGCATCGCGCTTTGCGAAG TGATCACCTCCAAGGACCTGCAGAAACACGGCAACATCTGGGTCTGCCCTGTCTCGGACCACGTGTGCACACGCTTCTTCTTTGT gtACGAAGATGGCCAAGTGGGAGATGCCAACATCAATACTCAGGACCCCAAAATCCAGAAGGAGATCATGCGTGTGATCGGGACTCAGGTGTACACAAACTGA